A stretch of Cicer arietinum cultivar CDC Frontier isolate Library 1 chromosome 5, Cicar.CDCFrontier_v2.0, whole genome shotgun sequence DNA encodes these proteins:
- the LOC101496106 gene encoding dual specificity protein phosphatase PHS1-like isoform X1 — MTVNSGGVVFFAFFNVLFNVLGTNDASPKEAAAVLKISSSRMATQSERLGYEFAKWLGVQTPQARVIHNTNLEWLQIKNAAEKAKDVASCENDIIGVTTCSELLEALELSQCLLFMSYVHGSPLLESSSAFESQDSAERISEGLGRVMMLDLVIRNEDRLPCHQLRWRGNPANLLLAEKAISSHPANLLLAEKAISSHPANLLLAEKAISSHLDTIGEAFDLLMNRHRPGMTRTLLKERRSTSVNSILSSHNHGMVSQGSHLSQMRESSDDMSLQSQTSRESMFIGSNIVAIDSVVPRRPPAGKRADDQVNYPKLVELLLNSSDFSSNLLYDITGGKLGSPPLEDINITVDVQGSDVTLIVHEFRSGFRAALRDLQGFHTFLHTLHQKLDNLLRSFNNTISKISLGESEKEDSVISNSPSPTTGSCKISLGESEKEDSVISNSPSPTTGSCPSPTSKDRLSIDIHRDFSDTDSQRSAPRASPSSGNRDFCDSASPMSREGWHGKSSKGSVELLHGSCFTAKLHDFHKFAKVDAESYKELEHWNEMLKNDIIKLCQENNFNSGFFEGSDSNTAVDAYELKVRLEHILERIALISEAANTERPSAITNSLYIGGTLSARSVYTMQHLGITHILCLCTNEIGQSDSQFPDLFIYKNFSVCDNEDVNISSIFDEACDFIEAVERTGQSVLVHCFEGKSRSVTVVLAYLMLRKKFTLIEAWNAVKKVHHRAQPNDGFAKILQELDQKLYGKVSMEWRRWRKPTMKVCPICGKNAGLRSNSLKLHLQRSHQGV; from the exons ATGACAGTAAATTCTGGAGGGGTTGTGTTCTTTGCCTTTTTCAATGTCCTTTTCAATGTCCTCGGCACTAATGATGCTTCTCCAAAGGAAGCAGCAGCTGTCTTAAAGATATCTTCATCAAGAATGGCAACACAGTCTGAACGCCTTGGATATGAATTCGCCAAGTGGTTGGGAGTCCAAACTCCACAG GCTAGAGTCATTCACAATACCAATTTAGAATGGCTCCAAATAAAGAATGCTGCAGAAAAAGCAAAGGACGTAGCAAGTTGTGAGAATGATATAATTGGTGTAACGACATGTTCTGAACTTTTGGAAGCACTCGAGCTTAGTCAATGTCTCTTGTTTATGAG TTATGTACATGGTTCACCTTTGCTTGAAAGCTCTAGCGCATTTGAATCACAAGATTCTGCCGAAAGAATATCAGAAGGCCTTGGCAGGGTAATGATGCTAGATCTTGTTATCAGAAATGAAGATAGGCTTCCGTGCCATCAACTTAGATGGCGTGGGAACCCTGCCAATTTGTTATTGGCTGAAAAGGCAATCTCTTCCCACCCTGCCAATTTGTTATTGGCTGAAAAGGCAATCTCTTCCCACCCTGCCAATTTGTTATTGGCTGAAAAGGCAATCTCTTCACATTTAGATACAATAGGAGAAGCCTTTGATCTTTTAATGAACCGACATAGACCTGGGATGACTAGAACTCTTCTAAAAGAAAGAAGGTCAACTTCAGTAAATAGCATATTGAGCTCTCATAATCATGGTATGGTATCACAAGGCTCTCATCTTTCACAGATGAGAGAATCATCCGATGACATGAGCCTTCAAAGTCAAACATCTAGAGAATCAATGTTTATTGGCTCCAACATTGTGGCTATTGACTCTGTTGTTCCTCGGCGACCCCCTGCTGGAAAACGGGCAGATGATCAGGTCAATTATCCTAAGTTGGTCGAGTTACTCCTAAATAGCTCTGATTTTTCCTCTAACTTGTTATATGATATAACTGGAGGGAAATTAGGAAGTCCTCCCTTAGAAGACATAAATATAACAGTTGATGTACAAGGAAGTGATGTAACATTAATAGTTCACGAGTTCCGCAGTGGTTTCCGTGCTGCTCTCAGGGATCTGCAAGGATTTCATACATTCCTGCATACACTTCACCAAAAACTTGATAACTTGTTACGATCGTTTAATAATACTATAAGCAAAATATCATTGGGGGAGTCTGAAAAAGAAGATTCGGTAATTTCTAACTCACCTTCACCTACCACTGGTAGTTGCAAAATATCATTGGGGGAGTCCGAAAAAGAAGATTCGGTAATTTCTAACTCACCTTCACCTACCACTGGTAGTTGTCCCTCTCCAACAAGTAAGGATAGGCTTTCCATTGATATCCATCGAGATTTTAGCGATACAGATTCACAGAGATCTGCTCCAAGGGCATCACCATCTTCAGGCAATAGAGATTTTTGTGACTCTGCTTCTCCTATGTCAAGAGAAGGTTGGCATGGTAAATCCTCTAAAGGAAGCGTGGAGCTACTTCACGGTTCCTGCTTTACAGCTAAGCTTCACGATTTTCATAAATTTGCCAAG GTTGATGCAGAATCTTATAAAGAATTGGAGCATTGGAATGAAATgcttaaaaatgatattatcaAGTTATGCCAGgaaaacaatttcaattcaggatTTTTTGAGGGTAGTGACAGCAACACAGCTGTTGATGCATATGAATTGAAG GTCAGACTTGAGCATATCCTTGAGAGGATTGCATTGATATCTGAGGCTGCAAATACAGAGAGACCATCCGCCATTACAAATAGCCTGTACATCGGTGGAACACTATCCGCAAGATCTGTATACACAATGCAACACTTGGGAATCACTCATATTTTGTGTTTATGTACTAATGAAATTGGACAATCAGATTCTCAATTTCCTGATCTATTCATTTACAAAAATTTCTCT GTGTGCGACAATGAGGATGTTAACATCAGCAGCATATTTGACGAAGCTTGTGATTTTATAGAAGCTGTTGAGCGAACAGGCCAGAGTGTTTTAGTTCATTGCTTCGAAGGGAAAAGCAGAAGTGTCACTGTAGTCCTAGCTTACTTGATGCTCAGAAA GAAGTTCACATTAATAGAAGCATGGAATGCTGTGAAAAAAGTTCACCATCGAGCGCAGCCGAATGATGGCTTTGCTAAGATCTTACAGGAACTTGATCAAAAACTGTATGGAAAGGTTTCAATGGAGTGGCGGCGGTGGCGGAAACCAACGATGAAAGTTTGCCCAATATGTGGCAAGAATGCTGGATTGAGGAGCAATTCCCTTAAGCTACATCTACAGAGATCACATCAGGGAGTGTAG
- the LOC101496106 gene encoding dual specificity protein phosphatase PHS1-like isoform X2, translated as MLGDITNRSSGFPRSSSITSSCDGNFAEDAQIDKLVDQTKLSLWDRLGKAEMLDTDSSSFSWDMLSSLHHIEHTSSNELSDDEINKALEMTVNSGGVVFFAFFNVLFNVLGTNDASPKEAAAVLKISSSRMATQSERLGYEFAKWLGVQTPQARVIHNTNLEWLQIKNAAEKAKDVASCENDIIGVTTCSELLEALELSQCLLFMSYVHGSPLLESSSAFESQDSAERISEGLGRVMMLDLVIRNEDRLPCHQLRWRGNPANLLLAEKAISSHPANLLLAEKAISSHPANLLLAEKAISSHLDTIGEAFDLLMNRHRPGMTRTLLKERRSTSVNSILSSHNHGMVSQGSHLSQMRESSDDMSLQSQTSRESMFIGSNIVAIDSVVPRRPPAGKRADDQVNYPKLVELLLNSSDFSSNLLYDITGGKLGSPPLEDINITVDVQGSDVTLIVHEFRSGFRAALRDLQGFHTFLHTLHQKLDNLLRSFNNTISKISLGESEKEDSVISNSPSPTTGSCKISLGESEKEDSVISNSPSPTTGSCPSPTSKDRLSIDIHRDFSDTDSQRSAPRASPSSGNRDFCDSASPMSREGWHGKSSKGSVELLHGSCFTAKLHDFHKFAKVDAESYKELEHWNEMLKNDIIKLCQENNFNSGFFEGSDSNTAVDAYELKVRLEHILERIALISEAANTERPSAITNSLYIGGTLSARSVYTMQHLGITHILCLCTNEIGQSDSQFPDLFIYKNFSVCDNEDVNISSIFDEACDFIEAVERTGQSVLVHCFEGKSRSVTVVLAYLMLRKKFTLIEAWNAVKKVHHRAQPNDGFAKILQELDQKLYGKVSMEWRRWRKPTMKVCPICGKNAGLRSNSLKLHLQRSHQGV; from the exons ATGTTGGGAGATATCACAAATCGCTCCTCTGGATTTCCTCGCTCTTCTTCTATCACGTCTTCTTG TGATGGAAATTTTGCAGAGGATGCACAAATTGATAAGCTTGTTGATCAAACAAAACTTAGTTTGTGGGATAGGCTTGGTAAAGCTGAAATGTTGGACACTGATTCAAGCTCCTTTTCTTGGGACATGCTCTCTTCACTTCACCATATCGAACACACCAGCAGCAATGAACTTTCTGATGATGAAATTAATAAAGCTCTTGAG ATGACAGTAAATTCTGGAGGGGTTGTGTTCTTTGCCTTTTTCAATGTCCTTTTCAATGTCCTCGGCACTAATGATGCTTCTCCAAAGGAAGCAGCAGCTGTCTTAAAGATATCTTCATCAAGAATGGCAACACAGTCTGAACGCCTTGGATATGAATTCGCCAAGTGGTTGGGAGTCCAAACTCCACAG GCTAGAGTCATTCACAATACCAATTTAGAATGGCTCCAAATAAAGAATGCTGCAGAAAAAGCAAAGGACGTAGCAAGTTGTGAGAATGATATAATTGGTGTAACGACATGTTCTGAACTTTTGGAAGCACTCGAGCTTAGTCAATGTCTCTTGTTTATGAG TTATGTACATGGTTCACCTTTGCTTGAAAGCTCTAGCGCATTTGAATCACAAGATTCTGCCGAAAGAATATCAGAAGGCCTTGGCAGGGTAATGATGCTAGATCTTGTTATCAGAAATGAAGATAGGCTTCCGTGCCATCAACTTAGATGGCGTGGGAACCCTGCCAATTTGTTATTGGCTGAAAAGGCAATCTCTTCCCACCCTGCCAATTTGTTATTGGCTGAAAAGGCAATCTCTTCCCACCCTGCCAATTTGTTATTGGCTGAAAAGGCAATCTCTTCACATTTAGATACAATAGGAGAAGCCTTTGATCTTTTAATGAACCGACATAGACCTGGGATGACTAGAACTCTTCTAAAAGAAAGAAGGTCAACTTCAGTAAATAGCATATTGAGCTCTCATAATCATGGTATGGTATCACAAGGCTCTCATCTTTCACAGATGAGAGAATCATCCGATGACATGAGCCTTCAAAGTCAAACATCTAGAGAATCAATGTTTATTGGCTCCAACATTGTGGCTATTGACTCTGTTGTTCCTCGGCGACCCCCTGCTGGAAAACGGGCAGATGATCAGGTCAATTATCCTAAGTTGGTCGAGTTACTCCTAAATAGCTCTGATTTTTCCTCTAACTTGTTATATGATATAACTGGAGGGAAATTAGGAAGTCCTCCCTTAGAAGACATAAATATAACAGTTGATGTACAAGGAAGTGATGTAACATTAATAGTTCACGAGTTCCGCAGTGGTTTCCGTGCTGCTCTCAGGGATCTGCAAGGATTTCATACATTCCTGCATACACTTCACCAAAAACTTGATAACTTGTTACGATCGTTTAATAATACTATAAGCAAAATATCATTGGGGGAGTCTGAAAAAGAAGATTCGGTAATTTCTAACTCACCTTCACCTACCACTGGTAGTTGCAAAATATCATTGGGGGAGTCCGAAAAAGAAGATTCGGTAATTTCTAACTCACCTTCACCTACCACTGGTAGTTGTCCCTCTCCAACAAGTAAGGATAGGCTTTCCATTGATATCCATCGAGATTTTAGCGATACAGATTCACAGAGATCTGCTCCAAGGGCATCACCATCTTCAGGCAATAGAGATTTTTGTGACTCTGCTTCTCCTATGTCAAGAGAAGGTTGGCATGGTAAATCCTCTAAAGGAAGCGTGGAGCTACTTCACGGTTCCTGCTTTACAGCTAAGCTTCACGATTTTCATAAATTTGCCAAG GTTGATGCAGAATCTTATAAAGAATTGGAGCATTGGAATGAAATgcttaaaaatgatattatcaAGTTATGCCAGgaaaacaatttcaattcaggatTTTTTGAGGGTAGTGACAGCAACACAGCTGTTGATGCATATGAATTGAAG GTCAGACTTGAGCATATCCTTGAGAGGATTGCATTGATATCTGAGGCTGCAAATACAGAGAGACCATCCGCCATTACAAATAGCCTGTACATCGGTGGAACACTATCCGCAAGATCTGTATACACAATGCAACACTTGGGAATCACTCATATTTTGTGTTTATGTACTAATGAAATTGGACAATCAGATTCTCAATTTCCTGATCTATTCATTTACAAAAATTTCTCT GTGTGCGACAATGAGGATGTTAACATCAGCAGCATATTTGACGAAGCTTGTGATTTTATAGAAGCTGTTGAGCGAACAGGCCAGAGTGTTTTAGTTCATTGCTTCGAAGGGAAAAGCAGAAGTGTCACTGTAGTCCTAGCTTACTTGATGCTCAGAAA GAAGTTCACATTAATAGAAGCATGGAATGCTGTGAAAAAAGTTCACCATCGAGCGCAGCCGAATGATGGCTTTGCTAAGATCTTACAGGAACTTGATCAAAAACTGTATGGAAAGGTTTCAATGGAGTGGCGGCGGTGGCGGAAACCAACGATGAAAGTTTGCCCAATATGTGGCAAGAATGCTGGATTGAGGAGCAATTCCCTTAAGCTACATCTACAGAGATCACATCAGGGAGTGTAG